TTATTAGTGAGGTTGACCAAGCAGTCAATAGCGCTACTGAGCCCCTTCAAAAACTCTATATGTATTTTTCAAAAACTTTTTCAATATTATCGCACTATACAACATTTGCTGATATTTTAATGCGAGAAAAAGTATCCACGTTTAGTGATGAACATCTTGAAAAAATTCATTATTATATTATGCTTTCCAACAAAAATTTAGAAAAGCTGTTACTTTCCGTATTTGGTGATCAAATCAATGGCAAACAATATGATTTAGTCATTGTCGTGAACGGCATGGTGCAAGCTTACCTACAATGGATTTTTGAAATAAAAAAACCATTTGATGTCGATTTACTTGCCAGATCGCTCGTTGAAAAAACAACAATACTCGCGCAAAATAGCACTCTTAGATTTTTAGATGAAACCTGTGCTATGTATGAACCTGTTGAGAAAATTTCAACTGATTACATTATAAATGACCTCATACAGTTAGTTGATGAAGTCCAATCGGATATCGAGCGCCAATCCGTCAAGCTCCTTATTGAGGAACTGCAAATCGAGCAGCCGCGCCAAGCGATTGTATTAGGTCTCGTTAAAAATATAAATGCCAACGAAAAATTCAATTGGATTACGACTTATTTAAATCATAAGTTTCGTTAATGTTAAAACCGG
The sequence above is a segment of the Solibacillus sp. FSL H8-0523 genome. Coding sequences within it:
- a CDS encoding TetR/AcrR family transcriptional regulator, yielding MTRKQLIIDSAITLFSEKGIESTSVQQITNHCGISKGAFYLSFKSKDELIFSIIEHFLNSIISEVDQAVNSATEPLQKLYMYFSKTFSILSHYTTFADILMREKVSTFSDEHLEKIHYYIMLSNKNLEKLLLSVFGDQINGKQYDLVIVVNGMVQAYLQWIFEIKKPFDVDLLARSLVEKTTILAQNSTLRFLDETCAMYEPVEKISTDYIINDLIQLVDEVQSDIERQSVKLLIEELQIEQPRQAIVLGLVKNINANEKFNWITTYLNHKFR